Proteins encoded within one genomic window of Halocatena marina:
- a CDS encoding DUF1328 domain-containing protein produces MGGGSFASLAVVFIILAIIAYVVGARGIAGLTMRIAYILILIFIVLAIVSLIL; encoded by the coding sequence ATGGGGGGTGGATCGTTCGCCTCCCTCGCAGTCGTCTTCATCATTCTTGCAATTATAGCGTACGTCGTCGGTGCGCGCGGTATCGCAGGGCTCACAATGAGGATTGCATACATACTCATCCTCATTTTCATTGTGCTAGCGATCGTTTCGCTCATTCTCTAA
- a CDS encoding formate/nitrite transporter family protein: MSSDDNIREAIDRARSGAPAAGEAVRDRFSADEIFQRIVASADSEMESGGRELFFSGLAAGFAITLTFLAHAVFTAAFHTPALNAILYPIGFIYIILGRYQLYTENTLPPVTLVLTRLASIPLLLEVWTIVLLGNVLGATVGVIVLAYTSVLSPEAAHAGAEFATKGIQLGWWDVFFKAIFAGWIVAGVVWLDHAARDTITRLVLIYIAFYTISAVDLYHVVVTACDALYLVLVSNTGLIPIFVDFWLPVLLGNTIGGVFLVALVNYAQTSERRFPEYETRGPELNLSEWIFGHHAGRQRAAKESNETNENSEE, from the coding sequence ATGAGTTCAGACGACAACATTCGAGAAGCGATCGATCGCGCTCGCAGCGGCGCACCCGCTGCCGGAGAAGCGGTTCGTGATCGATTCTCGGCAGACGAGATTTTTCAACGAATCGTCGCAAGTGCAGACTCCGAGATGGAGTCTGGTGGTCGGGAACTCTTTTTTAGTGGTTTGGCTGCTGGCTTTGCGATCACGCTTACTTTCTTAGCCCACGCAGTGTTCACTGCGGCGTTTCATACACCTGCACTCAATGCCATCCTCTACCCGATCGGCTTCATCTACATTATTCTCGGTCGGTACCAACTCTACACCGAGAATACGCTTCCACCAGTCACACTCGTGCTGACGCGATTGGCCAGCATTCCTCTTTTATTGGAGGTATGGACTATCGTACTGCTCGGCAACGTTCTTGGCGCAACTGTTGGGGTAATCGTGCTCGCTTACACCAGCGTGTTATCACCAGAAGCTGCACACGCAGGTGCCGAATTTGCGACGAAAGGGATACAACTCGGATGGTGGGATGTGTTCTTCAAAGCGATTTTCGCTGGGTGGATTGTCGCGGGGGTTGTGTGGCTCGACCACGCTGCGCGTGATACTATCACACGTCTCGTGCTCATCTACATCGCGTTTTACACGATCTCAGCCGTTGATCTGTATCACGTCGTCGTGACTGCGTGTGATGCGCTCTATCTCGTTTTAGTCAGCAACACTGGTTTGATACCTATCTTCGTTGACTTCTGGCTGCCGGTCTTACTCGGTAACACGATTGGCGGTGTCTTTCTCGTAGCCCTCGTGAATTACGCACAAACGAGCGAACGCCGGTTCCCGGAGTATGAGACACGCGGACCAGAGCTCAACCTCTCTGAGTGGATTTTTGGTCACCACGCAGGGCGACAACGTGCTGCCAAGGAATCGAACGAGACGAACGAGAATTCTGAGGAATGA
- a CDS encoding sulfatase, with the protein MRILYLDCDSLRPDHLGCYGYDRETSPSIDRVASEGRLFRNYYVSDAPCLPSRTAFFTGRFGIHTGVVNHSGINADIRHRGQKRGTSTDGTYRTFPMTLSQAGYRTALVSPFPTRHGAWHILDGFEEWHDTGRSGRERADEVYPHAAEWLQSHATEEDWYLHVNFWDPHTPYDTPLEYGTPFEDDPTPEWPTEERIAEQYESYGPHSAHDLHHGYLTGNGPDDLERTPDEIASRADFGRWIDAYDTGIRYMDEYIGKLFDLLDENGVFEETLIVVSADHGESQGELNVYGDHQAADEATCRIPLLVCGPGVESGVDSSLHYHLDFAPTLADLAGVDAPPAWDGQSFARSITDGADTGRAFLVTGQGAWACQRGVRWDDWLLLRTYHDGWKDFEAVELYNLADDPHETENLVDERPGVVADGMALLQQWHSRRQLEASVGRNGGNPDAPRGLVDPLFEEIREGGPTYLRGNIEAYTTRLRETGRTEHAETIEQRDGLVDQDEHLI; encoded by the coding sequence ATGCGCATACTGTATCTCGATTGTGATTCGCTGCGACCTGATCATCTCGGCTGTTACGGGTATGACCGCGAAACGTCGCCGTCTATCGACCGTGTTGCCAGTGAAGGACGCCTCTTTCGAAACTACTACGTCTCAGATGCACCGTGTCTTCCATCGCGGACCGCATTCTTCACAGGCCGATTTGGGATTCACACGGGCGTTGTCAACCACTCAGGTATCAACGCCGACATCCGGCACCGTGGCCAAAAGCGTGGGACGTCGACAGACGGCACATACCGGACGTTCCCGATGACACTTTCACAGGCGGGCTATCGCACAGCGCTCGTGAGTCCGTTTCCGACTCGTCACGGCGCTTGGCACATCCTCGACGGTTTCGAGGAGTGGCACGACACTGGTCGAAGCGGTCGAGAACGAGCGGACGAAGTCTATCCGCACGCGGCGGAATGGCTGCAGTCGCATGCGACTGAAGAAGACTGGTATCTCCATGTCAACTTCTGGGATCCACACACTCCATACGACACGCCGTTGGAGTATGGCACCCCGTTCGAAGACGATCCCACTCCGGAGTGGCCCACTGAGGAGCGCATTGCCGAGCAGTACGAGAGCTACGGGCCACACAGTGCTCACGATCTACACCACGGCTATCTGACCGGAAACGGGCCAGACGATCTCGAACGGACTCCCGACGAGATCGCTTCCCGTGCGGACTTTGGGCGGTGGATCGACGCATACGACACGGGAATTCGGTATATGGACGAGTATATCGGGAAGCTCTTTGACCTTCTGGACGAAAACGGCGTTTTCGAGGAGACGTTAATCGTCGTTTCAGCGGATCACGGTGAAAGTCAGGGTGAGCTAAACGTCTACGGCGATCATCAGGCAGCAGATGAGGCGACCTGTCGGATCCCACTGCTCGTCTGTGGACCGGGTGTCGAATCTGGCGTCGACAGCAGTCTCCATTACCACCTGGATTTCGCACCGACGCTCGCCGACCTGGCTGGTGTCGACGCACCTCCTGCGTGGGACGGACAATCGTTCGCACGCTCCATCACAGACGGAGCCGACACCGGCCGTGCGTTCCTCGTCACCGGACAAGGCGCGTGGGCCTGTCAGCGTGGCGTCCGCTGGGATGACTGGCTCCTTCTCCGGACGTACCACGATGGATGGAAGGACTTTGAGGCAGTCGAACTCTACAATCTCGCGGACGATCCGCACGAGACCGAGAATCTGGTCGATGAGCGTCCCGGTGTGGTCGCAGACGGGATGGCACTGCTCCAGCAGTGGCACAGCCGACGCCAACTAGAAGCGTCCGTCGGGCGCAACGGTGGTAATCCCGATGCGCCCCGCGGTCTCGTCGATCCGCTGTTTGAGGAGATAAGAGAAGGCGGCCCGACGTATCTCCGTGGAAACATTGAGGCGTATACTACGCGTCTGCGTGAGACTGGTCGCACCGAACACGCCGAAACGATCGAGCAACGCGATGGCCTTGTTGATCAGGACGAACACCTCATCTGA
- a CDS encoding NAD(P)/FAD-dependent oxidoreductase produces the protein MSDTTDVAIVGGGPAGLSAALFTAKNGLNTVVFDTDETWLHKAHLFNYLGIESVDGSAFMETARTQVDEFGVDRLQNELVTRVENGENGFTVVSDGNSYLADYVVLSTGARRDLAENLGCDFTDDGIVDVSVTMETTVADAYATGAMVRAEEWEAIISAGDGAAAALNILTKEKGDHFHDFDVPADAE, from the coding sequence ATGTCAGATACAACTGATGTCGCCATCGTCGGCGGCGGCCCAGCAGGACTGAGTGCGGCGTTGTTCACCGCGAAAAATGGCCTCAATACCGTCGTGTTCGACACAGATGAGACATGGCTGCACAAGGCACATCTGTTCAACTATCTCGGCATCGAGAGCGTTGATGGCTCTGCATTCATGGAAACGGCTCGCACGCAGGTCGACGAGTTCGGCGTCGATCGGTTGCAAAATGAACTGGTGACGCGTGTCGAGAACGGTGAAAATGGTTTCACTGTTGTAAGCGACGGAAACAGCTATCTGGCTGACTACGTCGTGCTTTCGACTGGTGCACGACGTGATCTTGCTGAGAACCTCGGCTGTGATTTTACAGACGATGGGATCGTTGACGTGTCTGTCACGATGGAAACCACAGTTGCGGACGCCTATGCAACAGGGGCAATGGTACGCGCTGAAGAGTGGGAAGCGATTATTTCGGCAGGCGACGGAGCGGCCGCCGCACTCAACATTCTCACGAAAGAGAAAGGAGACCACTTCCACGACTTCGATGTGCCCGCTGACGCCGAGTAA
- a CDS encoding phytoene/squalene synthase family protein, with amino-acid sequence MVDTTQLRQSKTIQQRTGATFHVATRLFPQRVRHATYVLYAFFRIADEIVDDPDGDPPARQRAQLERLRTAALGERESDRSVVAAFSELREEYDIASEDVNAFIDAMATDITKQRYETYADLNAYMDGSAAAVGRMMTAVMDPDDFEQAIPHATALGEAFQLTNFLRDVREDVRQYDRIYLPQATLETHGVSNEQIESLRMDERFAAVMQTELSRAESLYEDGTSGIKYLPHDCQFAVLLAAVLYADYHRLIRAYDYDVLSRTPQLSRRRTASLCARTGWHWLRTSDPKSVFDAVSTPHPSNRYSVGRQLPSR; translated from the coding sequence ATGGTAGACACCACACAACTCAGGCAAAGTAAGACAATTCAGCAGCGAACAGGAGCCACGTTTCACGTCGCAACGCGTCTATTTCCACAGCGCGTTCGCCACGCGACATACGTATTGTACGCGTTTTTTCGGATCGCTGATGAAATTGTCGACGATCCGGATGGAGATCCACCAGCACGACAACGGGCACAACTGGAACGGCTTCGCACAGCGGCACTCGGCGAACGCGAGAGCGACAGGTCAGTCGTAGCGGCATTCTCCGAGCTACGGGAGGAGTACGACATTGCCAGCGAGGATGTAAACGCGTTTATCGATGCGATGGCGACTGATATCACGAAACAGCGATACGAGACATACGCAGACCTCAACGCGTATATGGACGGATCGGCTGCTGCAGTCGGTCGGATGATGACCGCAGTGATGGATCCGGACGACTTCGAGCAGGCGATACCGCATGCAACGGCGCTTGGAGAAGCGTTCCAACTCACGAACTTTCTGCGTGACGTCCGGGAGGATGTCCGTCAGTACGATCGCATTTACCTCCCTCAGGCGACGCTTGAGACACATGGCGTCTCGAACGAGCAGATCGAGTCACTTCGAATGGACGAACGATTCGCAGCCGTCATGCAGACGGAACTCAGCCGGGCCGAGTCGCTCTATGAAGATGGAACGTCGGGAATCAAATATCTCCCACACGATTGTCAATTTGCCGTGCTACTCGCGGCAGTACTCTATGCTGACTACCATCGGCTGATTCGTGCATACGACTACGACGTGCTCTCTCGGACACCACAACTCAGTCGGCGGCGGACCGCGTCGCTGTGTGCGAGAACAGGGTGGCATTGGCTACGGACCAGCGATCCGAAATCGGTTTTCGATGCTGTATCGACACCGCATCCATCGAACCGTTACTCGGTCGGTCGACAGCTACCGAGCAGATAA
- the cruF gene encoding bisanhydrobacterioruberin hydratase — translation MADITFDRQRAEQAFDEFVRENRVLFAIVFPLVGAILLLASTESMLPPVLSFNPLLVLVGVVAMRLPLIAGLVTLVNRKAASALVILTAYAYSIEYIGVSTGVPYGSFSYSVGLGPLLFEKIPLGLPIFFLPLVVNSYLLCLLLFGERAERGLFRRSVAIITVVLMDLVLDPGAVGLGFWTYGGGQYYGVPLSNYFGWLVSATIAVTIFDWGFELADIRKRLQQCEFMLDTLVSFVILWGIVNIYFGNLVPVVLAGLLGLGLMKADRVDYTIRDVSPL, via the coding sequence ATGGCTGACATAACGTTTGACCGTCAACGCGCCGAGCAAGCCTTCGACGAGTTTGTTCGTGAGAACCGCGTTCTCTTTGCTATTGTCTTTCCTCTCGTCGGAGCGATCCTCCTCCTCGCAAGTACGGAATCGATGCTACCGCCTGTGTTGTCGTTCAATCCGCTTCTCGTGCTCGTCGGCGTTGTAGCGATGCGGTTACCGCTTATCGCGGGGCTTGTGACACTCGTCAATAGAAAAGCTGCGAGTGCGCTGGTGATCCTCACTGCTTACGCGTACAGTATCGAGTATATCGGCGTGAGCACTGGCGTACCCTACGGCTCGTTCTCGTATAGCGTCGGTCTCGGACCACTGTTGTTCGAGAAGATTCCACTCGGGCTGCCGATCTTTTTCCTCCCGCTCGTCGTGAATAGTTATTTGCTGTGTCTGCTGTTGTTCGGTGAACGCGCAGAACGTGGGCTGTTCCGACGTTCGGTCGCCATCATTACAGTCGTCTTGATGGATCTCGTCCTTGATCCGGGCGCTGTTGGCCTCGGTTTCTGGACGTATGGCGGCGGTCAGTACTACGGTGTCCCACTTTCGAACTACTTCGGCTGGCTCGTCTCAGCGACGATTGCAGTGACGATTTTCGACTGGGGTTTCGAGCTGGCGGACATCAGAAAACGACTGCAACAGTGTGAGTTCATGCTCGATACCCTCGTTAGCTTCGTCATTCTTTGGGGGATCGTCAACATCTACTTCGGGAATCTCGTTCCCGTTGTACTCGCGGGGCTACTCGGACTCGGTCTGATGAAAGCGGACCGCGTCGACTACACGATTCGAGACGTTAGCCCTCTCTAG
- a CDS encoding prenyltransferase, whose protein sequence is MRVSKLLSGIGSSLLSESTRLGYLLRLSRPRFWFYLAGPVIVGVVYAVDAVSGLFQPIALALFFYFLVPANVFLYGVNDIFDTNVDVHNEKKTEHEVRYEGSQFVVAVVFACGLLGSVFVPFLPREALVSLVGFFALAVEYSAPPFRFKTTPGLDSISNGLYILPGITAYAAIEGAYPPIAAIIGGWFWTMGMHTFSAIPDIEPDRQAGIKTTATVLGERWTYIYCAACWLAALAAFAVVHPFFGAILLVYPLLVFAIVRSAIDVNEAYWWYPAINTLAGMVFTLGGLWLLLGGNHG, encoded by the coding sequence ATGCGCGTTTCCAAGTTGCTCAGTGGTATCGGTTCGTCGCTTCTTTCGGAATCGACGCGTCTGGGGTATCTCCTCCGACTTTCCCGACCCCGCTTTTGGTTCTACCTCGCCGGGCCGGTCATTGTCGGTGTCGTGTACGCCGTTGACGCTGTGAGCGGGCTGTTCCAACCGATCGCACTCGCACTCTTTTTCTACTTCCTTGTGCCGGCCAACGTGTTTCTCTACGGCGTCAACGACATTTTCGACACCAACGTTGATGTGCACAATGAAAAAAAGACGGAGCATGAGGTTCGCTACGAGGGCAGTCAGTTCGTCGTCGCTGTCGTGTTTGCATGCGGTCTCCTCGGCTCTGTATTCGTGCCGTTCCTGCCGAGAGAGGCTCTTGTGTCGTTGGTCGGATTCTTCGCTCTCGCTGTTGAATATAGTGCGCCACCGTTCCGATTCAAAACGACGCCTGGACTCGATTCGATATCCAACGGACTGTACATCCTCCCGGGGATTACCGCGTACGCAGCCATCGAAGGGGCGTATCCACCGATTGCGGCGATCATTGGCGGCTGGTTCTGGACGATGGGGATGCACACGTTCTCGGCGATTCCAGATATCGAACCCGATCGTCAAGCAGGTATTAAGACGACCGCGACCGTGCTCGGCGAGCGATGGACATACATCTACTGTGCAGCCTGCTGGCTGGCAGCACTCGCGGCGTTCGCCGTTGTGCACCCGTTTTTCGGAGCGATCCTCCTCGTGTATCCGCTGCTCGTGTTTGCCATTGTCCGTTCAGCGATAGACGTGAATGAGGCGTACTGGTGGTACCCAGCGATCAACACACTTGCAGGGATGGTGTTCACGCTCGGTGGACTGTGGTTGCTCCTTGGAGGAAATCATGGCTGA
- a CDS encoding NAD(P)/FAD-dependent oxidoreductase translates to MALERTRATEPILADTSVVVVGGGFGGLSAACYLAQAGADVELVEKNEQLGGRASLLETDGFRFDMGPSWYLMPDVFERFFDQFDRDVTEYYTLDQLDPHYRIFFKDGDQVDITPDREQVIETFESYEQGAGDALREYLETSEQHYSVAMENFVYEDRPRLRDWVDRDVMSAAPIGFQLLGTMDDYVAGYFDHPKLQQIMQYTLVFLGGAPKNTPALYNMMSHVDFNMGVWYPEGGIAGVVDAISDLASELGVTTTLATEISEITRQRDSFRLEAVDGERFHPDIVVSDADYAHTEQDLLSSPERQYDAEYWDERTYAPSAFLMYLGVEGDVEPLAHHTLVLPTDWDYHFEQIFDDPAWPDDPAYYLCVPSKTDDTVAPDGHSALFVLVPVAAGLRDTADIREEYRDFVLRDIATNTGVDLHDRIVCEEIFSIEDFASAYNSWNGTALGLAHTLRQTALFRPPHRSDAVDGLYFAGGYTTPGIGMPMCLISGEHAANAVIEDSID, encoded by the coding sequence ATGGCACTCGAACGGACGAGGGCGACAGAGCCGATACTCGCCGACACATCCGTTGTTGTCGTCGGTGGCGGATTCGGCGGTCTCTCTGCTGCGTGTTATCTCGCGCAGGCTGGCGCAGATGTCGAACTCGTCGAGAAAAACGAGCAGTTGGGCGGTCGTGCGTCGCTGTTAGAAACCGATGGATTTCGGTTCGATATGGGACCATCGTGGTATCTCATGCCTGATGTTTTCGAACGGTTTTTCGACCAGTTCGACCGGGACGTTACTGAGTACTACACCCTTGACCAACTCGATCCACATTACAGGATCTTCTTCAAAGACGGCGATCAGGTCGATATCACACCGGACCGAGAGCAGGTGATCGAAACGTTCGAATCCTACGAACAGGGAGCAGGAGACGCTCTTCGGGAGTATCTCGAAACGAGTGAACAACACTACTCGGTTGCGATGGAGAACTTCGTCTATGAGGATCGCCCACGCTTGCGTGATTGGGTCGACCGTGACGTGATGAGTGCTGCGCCGATCGGATTTCAGTTGCTCGGAACGATGGACGACTACGTCGCTGGCTACTTCGACCATCCGAAGCTCCAACAGATCATGCAGTATACGCTCGTCTTTCTCGGTGGTGCCCCCAAGAACACGCCCGCACTCTACAACATGATGTCTCACGTCGATTTCAACATGGGCGTTTGGTATCCAGAGGGCGGTATTGCCGGTGTCGTCGATGCCATCTCAGATCTCGCTTCAGAGCTCGGTGTCACGACAACGCTTGCCACCGAAATCAGTGAAATAACCCGTCAGCGCGACAGTTTTCGGCTCGAAGCCGTTGACGGGGAACGCTTTCATCCGGACATCGTTGTCAGCGATGCCGACTACGCCCACACTGAACAGGATCTTCTGTCATCCCCAGAACGTCAGTACGACGCTGAGTACTGGGATGAACGAACCTACGCACCGTCTGCCTTTCTCATGTACCTCGGTGTCGAGGGTGATGTCGAACCACTTGCACACCATACGCTCGTCCTGCCGACCGACTGGGACTATCACTTCGAGCAGATATTCGACGACCCCGCGTGGCCCGACGATCCCGCGTACTATCTCTGTGTCCCATCGAAGACCGACGACACAGTCGCTCCCGATGGACACAGCGCGCTGTTCGTGCTCGTTCCCGTCGCGGCTGGACTACGGGATACGGCCGATATTCGAGAAGAATACCGTGATTTCGTGCTCAGAGATATCGCAACGAACACAGGTGTCGATCTGCACGACCGCATCGTCTGCGAAGAGATATTTTCCATCGAAGACTTCGCCTCAGCGTACAACAGCTGGAACGGGACAGCCCTCGGGCTAGCGCACACACTCCGCCAGACGGCGCTCTTTCGACCACCTCATCGCTCGGATGCGGTCGACGGGCTGTACTTTGCAGGCGGATACACGACACCGGGAATCGGAATGCCGATGTGTCTTATCAGCGGAGAACACGCTGCAAACGCAGTTATTGAGGACTCAATAGACTAA
- a CDS encoding deoxyribodipyrimidine photo-lyase: MWLHWHRRDLRVRDNKGLAARADETIQPIFVFDPDVLRHGSPARVAFLLDALDALRDWYRDCGSDLVIAKGRPWEVLPELVEKYDAEGITWNHDYSGLAHRRDEDVVESLKDSEIAYERFHDAVHHEPGAIRTNDGKPYSVFSYFWKKWTEREKEAPFSTPTAEVFADAEGETLPSLDDLGFDEPEAQLPAAGMEPARDRLDTFCNDSIYRYDEIREYPASKGTSRLSQDLKYGTLGVREAYAQTEEALDAADTDAKRESVESYQRQLAWREFYTQVLYFNPNLVTENYKDYRNEIQWRSDADELNAWKDGETGYPIVDAGMRQLRTEAFMHNRTRMIVGSFLTKDLMHDWREGYDWFRERLVDHETANDNGNWQWIGSTGTDAQPYFRVFNPMTQGESYDPDAEYIKAYVPELRGVDSRNIHRWHELDDDERESIAPDYPAPIVDHSDRREQAVAMFESARGKD, encoded by the coding sequence ATGTGGCTCCACTGGCATCGACGTGACCTACGAGTGAGGGACAACAAAGGACTCGCGGCTCGGGCAGACGAAACAATACAGCCGATCTTCGTCTTCGACCCAGACGTACTGAGACATGGCTCGCCCGCGCGCGTGGCATTTCTCCTTGATGCGTTGGACGCCCTTCGTGATTGGTACCGCGACTGTGGAAGTGACCTCGTTATCGCAAAAGGCCGTCCGTGGGAGGTACTTCCGGAACTTGTCGAGAAATACGATGCAGAGGGAATCACGTGGAATCACGACTACTCGGGGCTCGCCCATCGACGAGACGAGGATGTCGTCGAGTCGCTCAAGGACAGTGAGATCGCGTACGAACGGTTTCATGACGCTGTACACCACGAACCGGGAGCGATACGAACGAACGACGGCAAACCGTATTCGGTGTTTTCGTACTTCTGGAAGAAGTGGACAGAACGTGAGAAAGAGGCCCCCTTTTCGACACCCACCGCGGAGGTGTTCGCCGATGCGGAGGGAGAAACGCTGCCCAGTCTCGACGATCTCGGATTCGACGAGCCGGAAGCCCAGTTACCAGCAGCAGGGATGGAGCCAGCACGCGATCGGCTCGATACGTTCTGCAACGACAGCATCTATCGATACGACGAGATACGCGAGTACCCAGCCAGCAAGGGAACGTCGCGGCTGTCACAGGATCTGAAGTACGGTACTCTCGGTGTTCGTGAGGCGTACGCACAAACTGAGGAGGCACTCGATGCGGCCGACACCGACGCCAAACGCGAATCCGTCGAGTCGTACCAGCGACAGTTGGCGTGGCGCGAATTTTACACGCAGGTCTTGTACTTCAACCCGAACCTCGTCACAGAGAACTACAAGGACTACAGGAATGAGATACAGTGGCGTTCGGACGCTGACGAACTCAATGCGTGGAAAGACGGTGAAACGGGCTATCCGATCGTCGATGCAGGCATGCGGCAACTCAGAACGGAGGCGTTCATGCACAATCGCACGAGAATGATCGTCGGTTCATTTCTCACAAAGGACCTCATGCACGATTGGCGAGAGGGGTACGACTGGTTTCGAGAGCGACTCGTCGACCACGAAACAGCAAACGATAACGGGAACTGGCAGTGGATCGGATCGACAGGGACAGACGCACAACCGTACTTCAGAGTATTCAATCCGATGACACAGGGTGAATCGTACGATCCTGATGCCGAATATATCAAAGCGTACGTCCCGGAACTCCGCGGTGTTGACTCTCGCAATATCCATCGCTGGCACGAACTTGATGACGATGAGCGCGAATCGATTGCTCCCGATTATCCTGCCCCGATCGTTGACCATAGCGACCGTCGAGAACAAGCAGTAGCGATGTTCGAATCAGCGCGCGGCAAGGACTGA
- a CDS encoding VOC family protein: MNVQAIDHVNLRIPEDRIDDAIEFYSVILGFEMENRVLFESGEKSFFSFRLTDTSVVHVRPVDNFKQPNGHSYDHVALLVSESVKDVKRQLINAGVEIERELEPLGATGVAPAVYVKDPFGYLIEIKETN; encoded by the coding sequence ATGAACGTTCAGGCAATCGACCACGTGAATCTTCGGATCCCCGAAGACCGAATAGACGATGCGATCGAGTTCTACAGTGTCATTCTCGGGTTCGAAATGGAGAACCGAGTGCTGTTCGAGAGTGGTGAGAAATCGTTCTTTTCGTTCAGATTGACCGATACGAGCGTGGTGCACGTTCGACCAGTAGATAACTTCAAACAACCCAATGGCCACAGCTACGACCACGTCGCGCTTCTCGTCAGCGAGTCGGTCAAAGACGTGAAGCGACAGCTCATCAATGCCGGCGTCGAGATCGAGAGAGAACTCGAACCGCTCGGTGCAACGGGCGTCGCCCCAGCAGTCTACGTGAAAGATCCCTTTGGATATCTCATCGAAATAAAGGAAACCAACTAA
- a CDS encoding DUF726 domain-containing protein encodes MLFGNTKHERAANESVEHEKSTSRRQVLKATTSVAVGIFSGGVTIGTAKAGGCTSFLDAPDDFPYIWYTSVSGSFPSGDPTEILIFVHGWQEKLSGGGRDQAYTCKRAVRDSGYPHPVVGFGYDSNNPWWWSAKDDAEEAGHSFADWLTGYVDSHRTYVRLVAHSLGARVSLTALNDLASRGRSVGTLDLLGGAVDADEIGDQWSTGIQNGADHVNNWHSDNDSVLDSFYWAGEAEEAVGEEGAQGPHPPSTYSDHDVTDTIDAHCEYILPERGCLPQVVDTF; translated from the coding sequence ATGTTATTCGGAAACACGAAACATGAAAGGGCAGCAAATGAATCGGTTGAACACGAAAAAAGCACGAGCCGTCGTCAGGTTCTGAAGGCGACGACATCGGTTGCAGTTGGAATTTTCTCGGGAGGCGTGACGATCGGAACAGCGAAGGCTGGTGGTTGCACTAGCTTTCTCGATGCTCCAGACGATTTCCCGTACATCTGGTATACAAGCGTTAGTGGTTCGTTTCCGTCTGGGGATCCGACCGAGATCCTCATCTTTGTCCACGGCTGGCAGGAAAAGCTCAGCGGAGGTGGTCGAGATCAGGCGTATACGTGCAAGCGTGCCGTGCGCGACAGTGGGTATCCTCATCCCGTCGTCGGTTTCGGCTACGACTCGAACAATCCGTGGTGGTGGTCAGCGAAAGACGATGCCGAGGAAGCTGGTCACAGCTTTGCCGATTGGCTGACGGGCTACGTCGACAGCCATAGGACGTACGTTCGATTGGTCGCTCACTCGCTTGGCGCGCGGGTGTCGCTGACAGCGTTGAACGATTTGGCGAGTCGAGGACGGTCAGTCGGGACGCTCGATCTGCTTGGTGGCGCAGTCGATGCAGACGAAATAGGCGATCAATGGTCGACCGGCATCCAGAACGGTGCAGATCATGTAAACAACTGGCATTCAGACAATGACAGTGTTCTCGACAGCTTCTATTGGGCTGGTGAAGCAGAAGAAGCGGTTGGTGAAGAAGGTGCCCAGGGACCCCATCCACCGAGCACCTACAGCGATCACGACGTTACGGATACGATCGATGCCCACTGTGAGTACATACTGCCGGAACGGGGTTGTCTGCCACAGGTCGTTGATACCTTTTGA